The Ictalurus punctatus breed USDA103 chromosome 6, Coco_2.0, whole genome shotgun sequence DNA segment GCAGACGATTCACGCCAACTTTAAGCTTTTCCCACTCGTATTCATGCGTATTCACCGCGTCCTCCTCTGTGATTAGCTGCTAGCTCAGACTCAAACAGTGGATTGGATAGTTTTTCAGCACGCTAGCCAATCATGACAAAGAAGGCGGGCTCTGTCGGAATGCGAGTAGGATTAAAATGCCGGACACAAAAAAATAGCTCCGATGTGCAACAGGAAACACTGTGTGTAGTTCCGCTTAATAAAGTAGATGTTGTGTAATTAACATAGGGGTTTAAAATTTTGTTATAATTTAAAATGGTACGCATATTAAGAAAGTATTCCTtcgcttgtgtgtgttttttttttttttttttttaattttatttaaaaaataaaaacacgtcTTCAGATTCGGTAGAAAATACTGGAACCTTGAACGCTGAACTTTGTTTCTAGGGATTTGTAAAACACTGACGGACATCTGCAACCAAACGCTGGATTATTTCCCCCCTCAAACGTgcgagttttattttatttcattttattagatttttatttatcctCCGCGTTcaaacttattttatttattataactaTTTTACAATTTCCAGTCACGACTCAAGGTTTGTGTTTAGCCTCCaagcaaaaataatatacacGAGAGAGCAGAATTTTCGAGAATatttggtgtgagtgtgtaaaaaGTGGAAATAATTTGGACTTGCTGAGCTGTaatgtataaagtaaatgtttaaaatggagCCAGAGACTAAAAAGAGAAAAGGCATGGAGTATGATCCAGACTCTTGGCATGTCCTTCCTGTCTTGTCAGATGAAATGTCTGATGATGTTAAATTACTGGACGCTTATGCTGCCCCGATCACTGATAAACGCCAGACGTCGCGTCTGGTCAAAGACCTGTCTGTGGTCCACCCTTTAGCAGATCTCCATCATATTAAAAGAGTGAGAGCTTGCAAGGACAAGAGCAGTCCTCATCCGTTAGAAGTGATTGTGTGTCTTGTCAGCGATGTCTCCGTCCCCACCACCTTCGTGACACAACCTCAGCGTCCAGCATCCCTGACTGATCTCCTAAGCTCAAAAGACTTTAACTTCGAAGGTTTGGGAGAACCCTTCCCGGTCCGAATCCCAGCCCGAGCTCCTTTAACCAGGCCGCAGTTCGAGCAAGCGAGCCGTCACTGGCCGACGTCCTTCCACGAGGACAAACGAGTCACGCTGGGTTTGAAGGGACAGCTCTTCACGTCCAGGCAGAAAGCCAAAATCCAGGAATACATGACAACTGCCGTGGAGGCTGCGAGATCCGGACGCGAGGAAGGAATGGACGCGGTGGGCGCCGTGATCGTCGACCCAAAATCAGGACAGATCATCGCTGTAGGTCACGACCTGACCCAAGATCATCCTCTTCACCATGCTGTGATGGTGTGTATCGATCTGGTGGCCTGGGCACAAGGAGGAGGTGTGTATACATACGAGAAACACCCAGCGTGCAGATACACCGCCTCGGACCCACAGCTCTACGCGGGTCACAGCGAAACCTCAGGGTCAGAGGAAAACGTCCAGCCCTACATCTGCACCGGGTACGAGCTGTACGTCACCAGAGAGCCGTGTGTGATGTGCGCCATGGCTCTGGTCCACTCCAGGATCAGCAGTGTTTTCTACGGAACGGCATCTCCAGACGGCGCTTTGGGCACCAAGTACAAAATTCACTGCCAGAAAGAGCTGAATCACCATTTCGACGTTTATAAAGGAGTCATGCGACAGGCCTGCGAGGAACTGACTCCGTTAAAGTAACTCGTTTCTTAATGCTGCTTTTAATGGATGGATTTTCCTTGCgagcctttgtttttatttttatttggttgTTAATTAAAGATATTTTCAGATGATTTTAGCAATGCTTACTTCTTTACcgtatgttatatatatacacacacacacactcaggtaaATACTTTCTGCACTTCGCAtcctttttttcaaaatatatattttgcagGTTAAATCTCTCTGATATTGaatcatttattattgtaaaaCTCATAAAACCTACTTTTTTGGTACTTGTGATGTCGACCCGTTCCTCCACGAGCTGAAGGCCTTAAAAACAGACAGATGCATTTCTTgaaaaagggagaaagagaaacagaccGATCGAAAGAAACAATTAAAGAAagtgagggaaagagaaaagaaagtaaaacaggaaatagtggagaaaagaagaaaaagagaataccagaaaagcaaaaaaaggggagggggggtcAGAAGGAAgagaaataattaaagaaagggagagaaagataaTAAAAGACAGGAATTAGTGGGGGGGCAAATATCAGAACAGCAAACAATCAGGAACAGGCAGAAAGAGATAGAAAATACAGGTACATAATTAAAGAAAGGAAGGGAATACCAGAAAAGCAcaaagagcaacaggaaagcagacagaaacacaggaaaaagagagagagagagagagaaaggggaaatAATTCAAGAAAGTGAGGAAGTTGAAGAAAGATAGATGGAGAATATTAAAAAGGTATAAGGAGAGGAAGAGAATACCAGAAAAGCAAAACTAGACAGGTGGAtagatgaaataaataaagaaatgaagggTGGAGGAAGAGAGAACATGGAAAAGGAGAAAATGAACAAACAGCGTGGgagcaataaagaaaaatttaaaatggaaaaagacCAGCGAGTGAGtgcatatgagagagagaatctatAGTGTGCACTTGTACTGAGTGTATATGCGTTTGAAGCAGAGCTGCTGATTGGTCATCTATAAAATCCACTGAGACATCACAAGTTTTAATCATGAGTTAATTTTTCAATCAAAATTGCTGtcgaattctgattggtcagaagttattgattaattttccataacagcagctctgaccatTTCTACATGGGgcagctgtggatcaggtggtagagcgggtggttgtctaatcgtagggttggcggttcgattcccggcccacgtgactccatgTGCCGAggtgttcttgggcaagacaccacaaaaaccccaagttgctcccgatggcaagttagcttCTTGTATGGCAGctttgctaccattggtgtgtgagtatgggtgaatgagacagtgcaaagcgctttggaactggtaaagttaaaaaagcgctgtataagtgcagaccatttaccatgaactctgtcatgttcctcaaaccgttcctgaacagtttttgcagtgtgtcaaggctcattatcctgctgaaaaacgccactgccattagggaacaccgttaccatgaaggggtgtactcggtctgaaacaacgtttaggtaggtggtacgtatCAAAGTAACATCTGCATGAATACCAGGACCTGAGGTTTCCCAGCCGAACatcgcccagagcatcacactgcctccgccggctcgccttcttccatcgctccaaggtccagttctgatgctcgcGTACTCACTGTAAGAGATTTcggtggtgtacagggggtcagcgTGGGCGCTCTGaacggtctgcagctacacagcaagctgtgatgctctgtgtgttctgactcctgtCTATCATAACCATGATCCTATCGCCGGTTCTCcatccttggaccacttttggtcgGTACTAACCACTGAACACCCCACACGTCCTGGCATTTTAGAGATGCGCCGACCCAgacgtctagccatcacaactTGCTAAAACAACTCAGGGTTGTGACAGCGACTCCTCTTCATCACACCACGCTGGAATTccgtgtttcattccttacatcCTTAATGTAGATATCAGTATAACAATATCCTGTTCATAGAAAgccaaaaaaaccctcaaatctgagtcacacacagagagacagagagatagagagacagagagatagatagagacacacacacacacacacacacacacacacacacacacacacacacacacacacacagagcacaaaTAAGCCTTTATTACACACAGGGTTTGTTTGAGCTCCAGTAATACCATGAATAAACAGAGAtgctgaagaaaataaaacctgCTCTGCTCATTAAGAGATTTCACAGTTACGTCCTAATAAACGAGCACACTGACTGGAATGaatacatcaacatcaacataaACATCATCAGACTCGGATCAGTAAACACTAAAATCTTGTTAATCCATGgttggtggttttttttttgtgtgtgtcttgcaTAATCCTGATGGAGGATCTATcaaaatactctctctctaacaaacctctctttctttttcatgcaAAGACTACTAGTACTGAAAAGACTACAGGGTCCGACTCTTATAAAgaatcagggttttttttttgttaaaaaaacaaaacaaaacaaaacaaacaaacaaaaaaacctttagAAATGTCAAACAGAAGCCTCGAATTAGTGCGCACCTACAAACAAAACCGAAAGCAAggaacacaaaaacaaaacaaaagtaaatACCTCATCTCGACTGTGAAACCCGGGCCAGCCCAGATCCATGAGGGagccaaaagaaagaaaattaaatatttacttcTTTAAGTTAATGCTTGAGGCGTCGTCACATATGCCCCGGAATAACCCGAAGTGCATCTAGGCAAAGACAGACACTAAATTACACTCTGTACAAAaccgcagagagagagagagagagagagagagagagagagggagagggagagagagagagagagagagagagagagagagaatgttctCGGCGTCGTTCGCTCTGAACGATTAATACTTGTTGATTCCGAAGAGTCGCACTCCGTGGAGCTGTGGCAGTTTGGGGATGAGGACGCTCAGCAAGGATGCTGTGTTTATCACAAAATGAGCCATGTCATATTTCGTGTAGAAGCTCGTCAGGAAATAtctgagagaaaataaaaacactattattaatattattattattattattattattattattattattattattgttgtgaaTTATTAGTtcgtcttctgggaaacatctacgcatcttatgtagcttctgaagggcggtGCTATACGAAAAGATCTTTCGACAAAATAATAACGGTTTTATTCCATAAAACGTCACGTACAAAATGATGGGCGAAATTGTGAAGAACTTCCTGGATGATGTGAACTGCACGCCATAGTCCAGCTGTTCCCAGTGTGTGAGGAGTCGGGCTTTGCCCTGGTCTGGAGTCTCGAACGGCGTCCCTTTTACCGCATGCATGAACACGTACATTCcctgagagtgtgagagagagagagtgtgagagacagagtgagagagagagagacagagagtgagagagagtgagagtgtgagagagagacagagtgagagagagagagagacagagagtgagagagagtgacagtgagagagagacagagtgagagtgagagagagacagagtgagagagagacagagtgagagtgagagagagacagagtgagagtgagagagagacagagtgagagagagacagagtgagagtgagagagagacagagtgagagacagagacagagtgagagacagagtgagagagagagtgtgagagagtgtgagagagagacagagtgtgagaaagtgtgagagagacagagtgtgagaaagtgtgagagagagtgtgagagagagtcagagagagtgtgagagagagagagagacagagtgagagacagagtgag contains these protein-coding regions:
- the ormdl1 gene encoding ORM1-like protein 1, yielding MNVGVAHSEGNPNTRVMNSRGIWLTYALGVGMLHIVLLSIPFFSVPVVWTLTNVIHNLGMYVFMHAVKGTPFETPDQGKARLLTHWEQLDYGVQFTSSRKFFTISPIILYFLTSFYTKYDMAHFVINTASLLSVLIPKLPQLHGVRLFGINKY
- the adat3 gene encoding probable inactive tRNA-specific adenosine deaminase-like protein 3: MFKMEPETKKRKGMEYDPDSWHVLPVLSDEMSDDVKLLDAYAAPITDKRQTSRLVKDLSVVHPLADLHHIKRVRACKDKSSPHPLEVIVCLVSDVSVPTTFVTQPQRPASLTDLLSSKDFNFEGLGEPFPVRIPARAPLTRPQFEQASRHWPTSFHEDKRVTLGLKGQLFTSRQKAKIQEYMTTAVEAARSGREEGMDAVGAVIVDPKSGQIIAVGHDLTQDHPLHHAVMVCIDLVAWAQGGGVYTYEKHPACRYTASDPQLYAGHSETSGSEENVQPYICTGYELYVTREPCVMCAMALVHSRISSVFYGTASPDGALGTKYKIHCQKELNHHFDVYKGVMRQACEELTPLK